The DNA region GTCGGCGACGAGGACGCCTACCGCGACCACGCCCGGCAGGCGATCGAGAATGCCTTCAACAGCCGCCACGACAACGGGCATTCGCCGCTGCCCGTGCACATCCCGTCCCTCGACGACCTGGTGAACCCGCTGGCCGGGCAGGCCCACCTGCGCGCGAACGTCTCGGCGTCGCACGGCGGCTGGTCCAACACGGCCGACCAGCACGTCGGTTCCGGCCGCAACCGGGACACCGCGGGGCTGTCCCAGCGCACCCAACTGCACAACCTCACCTACCGCGAGACGCTCTCCGGCGACGGCAAGCTGGACGTCGAGACGAAGACCGAGACGTCGGTGAAGGTGCAGGACAGCACGGCGATCACCGGAAAGGGCGGTGTGGGCGGGGACTTCGGGCGCTTCCCCGGCACCCCGCACGACCCGCACGCCTCGACGTACCAGCTGCGCGGCGGCGCCAAGGGCAAGGGATCGTACGGCCACAGCGGCGCCGACGCGGTCAAGCACACGTTCACGACGAGCCGCAAGACCTCGCAGAACGGCCCGTGGCACGTCTACGAGGGCGACGCGCGCATCACCTTGCAGGGCAGGGTGACCGGTTCCACCGGCGAGACCACGTACGGCGATCCGGTCAGCCACGACCATCGGGTCCGGATCCTGCTCTCGGACGACGACGTACGGGCCATGACGCAGCCGCCGCGCCCCGCGACGGACACCGGCACGGACGCGACCACCGGGACGGGCATTCGGACGGACACGGGCACGGGCACCGGCCCCCGTACGGGAACGGACACCGGTATGGGTGCCAGCACCGGCACGGTCCAACCGCCGCGCCGGTCCGTCCCGTTGGAGAACGGCGTCAGCGGCGGCAGCCGGATCGAGATCCCCTCGACCGACGAGATCCTGAAGGAGATCGACCGGCAGATCCGCGGCGGCTCGGTCCGCCCCGGCGACCTGGAAGCGGGCAACGGCCTGGGCGACGTCCCGGTGTCCGCGCTGCCGTTCGCCGACGTGATCACGCCCGACCACCTCGGAGCGCACTACGACGACCTGGTCGGGCCCGGCCTGCTCGTCCACCGGGTGGACAACCACCACGGCGTGCGCACGGTGACCCAGGCGCTGATCAAGGCGACGCCCGGCGGCTGGCAGCACGACGGGCGGCAGTCCGACGGCGGCTCGACCCGCAAGGTCACCGTCAGCGAGGCGGTCAGCGGTGACAGCGGCCGCTCCTGGTCGGCCGGCGGCGAGGGCAACATCCGCGCCTCGTACCGCGCCCCGACGGCCGAGAACCACCTCAACAACGTGACGTACAACGCGACCGGCGGCGCGGAGGCCAAGGGCAGCACCACGCACTCGTCCAGCCAGACCACCAAGGTCGACTCCAAGACGACCTCGTCGGGCAACCTGCACAAGTTCAGCAGCCCGATGCGGTTCGACGTCACGGTCACCCGGCGCAACGCGACGCAGCGCTTCGTCAACCTGCCCGCGCCCGTGCCCGTACGCCCGAACTGGCGGGCCACGGCGTGGGTGCCCGAGTCGATGACGACCACGGAGCCGGCGCCGGCCGCCCACCCGCAGACGGCCGGCGGCGCCACGACGGCCACGACCCCCGCCGGGTCGCACCCGCCGGGCACGCAGGCCGGACCGAGCACGCAGCACCAGCCGCCGGTCCAGCCCGGACCCGGCGCCCAGCACCGGCCCGGCGACCAGGGCGGCGACCGGCCCGGCGACCAGGGCGGCGGCACCGAGCTGGGCCCGGTGAACGGCACGCCCGAGCAGCGGCAGCAGTGGCGCGACGACTTCGCCTCCGGCCACGACCTGGTCGGCGTGTACCACCCCGAGCAGCTGATCGACACGGCGCACACCGTGCTGAACACGCCGCGTCCCTGGGGCAACGGCGTCCTCGGCCGCACCGGCTCCGCCATGTCCCAGGCGTGGAACACCACGAGCGGCGCGCTGGGCAGCGCCGCGCGGTCGATCACGCCCGACGCGGCCCTCGCCGTCGTGGACTCCTTCGTCCACGACCCGCGGCTGGGCCCCGGCCACCCACTGCACAACGAGCAGACCGCGCCGCTGCCGCAGCAGATCTCCACCCGGCAGGCGCTGTCCGGGCAGGCGCTGTCCACGGTCTTCCCGAACCTGAAGGACCCGGTCGGCGGCTACCGCACGGTGCCGCTCGGCGCGGACGGCAGCACCGGCCTGAAGGTCACGATGGAGCCGACCGGCCCGGCGCAGGAGGTGGGCCGTCGCGACGACGCCAAGGACGAGATCACCGTCTCCACCGAGGACGAGCTGACCACCTCGGCGAAGGCGGGCGCCTCGTACAGCGTCACCCCCGCCGACGTGCAGTTCCTGACCCGCAACCCGGGCGTCGTGGTGCCGGTGCCGGGCCTGAACTCGGTGCAGATCAGCCGCGACCAGTCGCTGACCGCGGACTCCGCCGTCACCCACGCGCCCGGCGTCCCCGGCCGCAGCCCGGCCCCGGTGACGGTCCCGCACGGCCTCACCGGCGACAAGCCCGGCCAGGGCACGACCGAGGGCGTCCAGCGCCTGCTGCGCCAGCCGGTGCGCATCACCCTCCAGAAGTACGACGGCAACGGCGTCTACGGAGCCCCCGCCACCACCGACCACCACGCCTACTACTGGTCCACGGCCCCCCAACAGCCCACCGAGACGCCGACCCCGGAGACGACGCAGACGCCGGCGGGGACGTCGACGGGGACCGCCCCGGAGACGGTCACGGTCACCGACACCGTCGCCCCTCCCGTCCCGACGATCCACGTCACCCCGCCGCCGGAGACCCACGTGGTGCCCGCGCCGCCGCCCGCCGCGCACCTCGCGCCGCCGCCCGCCGCGCATGTCCCGCCACCTGCCGCCGCCGCGCCCGCGCCGCCGTCGTCCGCCGCCGCGCCGGTCGTGCAGCACATGCCGCCCGGCGGCGACGAGAGCGCCGCCCCGGGGCAGTTGACGGACGCGCAGCGCGCCTGGGTGGCGAGCAGCGCGCGGCAGACGGCCGCGGGGATCGCCGCGGCGGTGGCCGGGGGAGGGCCGGTGCCGGTGGTCAGGATCGAGGGCAACGCGGTGGTGTCGGTCGACGGCGTGCCGCACTTCGGCCGCTCGCTCCAGCTCGCCGACGACCGCGCCAGGAAGGTCGCCGCGGCCTACGGCGCCGCGCTGACCGCCGCCATGGACGAACTGCGCGCCTCGGGCCGTCCGCTGCCGCCCGACCAGGACGTCCTGGTCACCTTCGGTCCCTCCGTGCCGTGGCCCCCCGTGGCCGGCGCGCAGGCGCCGGGCGGAGAGGTGACCGTCGTCCTCGCCCCGCCCCGCCCGGCGACCGCCTGACACCCCCGGACACCCCGGCGGACCCGCCGCCGGACCGCGTCCGGGGGCGGGTCCGCCCCGGGGCCCGGCCCGCGCCCGCCCGTTCGTCCGCAGGCCGGCATGGTCAACGACTCTGCCCGGACCCTGGCTCCACGACGGCTTCGGAAGCCGTCAGAACGGCGGTGGAGGCGGCGGCCGGGGGGTCTGCGGGGCGAGCGAGGGGATCGTCGGTCAGCCATCCGGAAGCCGCCACCTTGATGCCCGCCTGAAAGCGGCTGCGGGAGTCCAGACGGGTCATCAGGGCCGCCATCATGCGGCGTATGGTCCGTAACGAGACGCCCAGCCGCTGGGCGGCCCGTTCGTCGGTGAGGCCCTCCGACAGCAGGCGCAGCAGCTGGCGCTCCTGCCCGGTCAGGCCGTAGCCGTCGCGCTGGACCTCCTCCCCCAGGGGCTTGGCGTGCTCCCACACCTGCTCGAACAAGGCGCGCAGGGCGGCGATGACGCCGGGACTGCGCAGCAGGACGGCGCCCTGGTCGGAGTCGCCGGGATCCAGCGGGACCACCGCCGTGGTGCCGTCAGCGATGATCATGCGCAGCGGCAGGGCGGGCACCGTACGGACCGTGCCGCCGAGTTCGTTCAGCCACTGGGCGTACTGCACGGTGGCCTGGTCATTGCGGACGCTGTCGAGGAAGACGGTACGCATGCGCACGCCGCGTTCGAGGCTCTGCCGGTCGAGTGCGCGGCTGGCCTCCATCACGGCGGCGGGCTGCGGCCCGCCGGGGGCGAAGGACAGCACCTCCGCTACGGCCTCTGAGGCCAGTTGTTCCAGCCGCTCGCGTACGTCCTGAAGGCTGGAGATGATCTCCACCCCGGACGGGGGTGACGACTGCCGGGTCCTGCTGAACTCGGCGATCAGGCTCGCCATGGCACCGCGGCTGTGGTCCAGCTCCGCCTGCCGACGCGCGGCTTCGGCCTCCTGCCGTGCCAGCAGCACGGCCATGCCCGCCTCGGGGCTGAGGGCGCGCCAGCGCCCGGTGGCGCCGGGCGGCCGCACCAGAGCCAGGTCGGCGAGCCGTTCCAGGGAACCCAGGATCTCCGTCTCGGAGCGGGCCAGACGTCCGGCGATCTGCGGGGGGCCGTCCTCGGGATGGAGCAGCAGCAGTCGGTACACGGACTCCGACAGCGCGTCGAGTCCGAACGGAGGTGTTTCGCCGGCCGGAGACTCCCCGTCCCCGCCCCTGAGTCCATTTGTGGTCATCAAACGCACTCCCCATGCGGTCGCACAACACCGGTCGCAGCCGTCTATAAGCAGAGACGGAGATGGCATGCGGAGGCACAGCCTAACGGGCGAAGCGGATGACTCGAAAAGGGTTCACCGATTGTTTGTGTGCCATGTGCACATCCAAACGCTCGGGGCTTTTCCCGGCTCCTGCGCCCGTCCTTTCCTTTTCCTGCGCAGAACGTCACCCGTGTATCTGGGGCCACAGCGGCACCGGTGCGAGCGCCCCGGCGCCCGGCCCTGGCATCACAGTGCCAGGGCATCGTGGTGCCAGCTCCGGCTGCTGACACCCGTGATCCGTCCCCGCCATCCTGAATGCGTCGGCAGGCGACACCGGGCAATCGCCCCGGGGTCGCTCGGGCAGGACACGGGACGTACGTGCCGACGCCCGCCGTCCACTCCCCTTTCCCAGGCGTTCCAGAAAGGAATGGGCACCGTCATGCAGAAGGTCGCTGGATTTGCCGCTGTTGCCGTGTTTTCCATTGCCGTCCTCGGTGGTGTGACCGTCGCCGTCCCGGGCGCGCACCCCGGCGCCACCGTCGTGCAGGCCGACGGCGCGGACGACGACCCCGGCACCCCTGGTCAGCCGACCCCGCCGCCCACCCCCTCGTACCGCCCCGACACCTGGGGCTGGGGGGATGAGCGGTATCCGTCTCGCCGGCCGCCCACGGTCACGAGTTGGAGAGGACACGATGACCACTGCCACTGCCACTGCCACTGCCACTGCCACTGCCACCGCCCCTTCTCGCTCCTCAGCCTCCGCCTCCGGCACGGCTTCCGCCTCCGGCGCCACGGCGACCCGGACGACCGGCGTCTCCGTGATCAGCGTCCTGCTCGCCGACGGTCACCGGCTCTTCCGCTCGGCCCTGACCGCCCTGCTGGACCGCGAGGCCGATCTCAGCGTGGTCGCCGAGGCGGCCGAGGGGGACGACGCGCTGACCGGCGCCCTGCTGCTGCGGCCCGCCGTCGCCGTGCTCGACCTGGACCTGCCGGGCAGGCCCGCGCTGGACGTCGCAGCCGCGGTCGGGGCGCAGGTCCCGGAGACCCGGGTGTTGCTGCTCACCGCCTTCGCCCGGCCCGCCGACGTCAAACGCGCGCTCGCCGACGGCGTGGACGGCGTGCTGCTGAAGGATCTGCCGCCGGAGCGCCTGCTCGGCGCGGTGCGCACGCTGGCCGCCGGCGGCCAGGTCTACGAGTCGTCGCTGCTGGTGGACGCGGTACGCGCCCGGCCCGGCGGCCCGACCCCGCGGGAACTGGTCGTGCTGCGCCTGGTCGCCGACGGATGCAGCGTCGCCGAGGTGGCCCGGTCCCTGTCGCTCACCCAGGGGACGGTACGCAACCACGTGTCGTCGGTGATCGCACGCACCGGGGCACGCAACCGCGTCGACGCCATCCGGATCGCTCGGGAGAGCGGCTGGCTGTGACCAGGCTCCGCCCGCCGGCGCCCGCTGTCACCTGTGGTGTCCCCTGCTCCTGTCGTGACGGCGTGACGGCGTGACGGGTTCAGTCCAGGCTCCCCCTCGACCTCGCCACCACGTCCCGGAAACTTTTCGCGGCCGGCGCCGGGCCCTCCGGAAGACTTCCGATCAGGAACTCGCCGACCGAGGTCTCCTCCGTCCAGTCCAGCCCGAGCGCCCGCGCCGCCGCGTCGGTGTCACCCGAACCCAGCCCGCACGGGCCGAGCCCCATCGCCGTCGCCACCAGGTACAGCGTCTGGTAGAGCACGCCCACGTGCTTCAGCGTGAGGGCGTAGGCGATCTGGCTGTACTTCCACGACAGCCTCCCGAACCGGGAGGTCACCGTGAGCAGCACCTGCGGCTCCACCGTGCGGTTGGTGGCCCGCCAGGCCGCGGTCAGCAGCTCACGGAAGGCAGCCTCGTCAGCCGTGCCGCTCCAGCGGCGCGGCTTGAGGCGGTGTGCCGCCGCGTCGTAGCGGTACACCCCGGGCTCCAGGCCGTCGCAGTTCGCGACGGACAGGTACAGCTCCAGCTCGCCGGTGGAACCGCCGGCCGGATAGGGCCGGTCCACGATGTCGTACGCCGTGGGCGACTGCGGGTCGCCAGGGATCACCTGGCGCACCCGGGCCGCGCGGTAGAGCAGCTCACCGAGCTGGGCGACGGTGACCGGCCGGTCCCCGTAACCGCGCACCGAGCGGCGGCCCTCCAGCACTTCGGTGAACCCCGGCTCCCCGGCCACCACCCGCGACCAGTCCGGCACCGGCAGGTCGATGCCCGGACCCTCCTCGCGCGGGCCCGCCCCGGGCACGGCCGGCAACTGCGGGTGGTCCTGGTGGGCGAAGACGCCTCCGCTGGGGTAGTCGTGCCGCCCGGCACGGCTGCGGGAGTGGAACAGCAGGTCGTGGAAGTCCCACAGTTCGGGTTCCGCGCCGTCCTCCCCGGCGGCCGGCTCCAGGAAACCGGTGGCGGACAGCAACCCGGCCAGCGCCTCGCCCACCGGAGTCGACAGGCCCGCCACGGCCGCCGCCTCCGCCGGTACCCGCGGCGAGGTGAGCGCCGCGACGAAGGCGCTGACCGCCGGCTGACGCAAGGCCACCCGGTACGACGCCAGCGGCGATTCCACCACGCAGGCGTCGGCCCCGGGGTCGGGCAGCCGGCGCAGGTACGCAAAGCGGGACAGCACCACGGGGCGGTGCGCCGACGCACCGTCCGGGGCGCCCGCGGGCAGGGTCGCCGAGCGCGCGATGGGGACGGCGGTGGCCAGGGGAGCACCGTCTCCGGCGGCCAGGATCGACGTCACCAGGTAGGGGAACCGCTCCAGTAGCCGCAGCAGCCGAACCCCGTCCGGGTCCGCGGCGAGCGTCCCGGCAGCGGTGTCCTCCTCGGCCAGCCGTGCGAGCCGGGCCACCGTGGCCGAACCGAGGCTGTGCACCCGCTGACGTCCCCAGGGATGGGTCAGTTCGACGTCGTCGCCGTCCGGACCGACCAGGACGTCGCGGCGCAGCCGCAGCAGGTGGCGCGGCGGGTCCGCCGAGCCGGTCGGCGCAGGGGCGGGACGGTCGTAAATCACGGTCATGGAGCACCTCCGGTGGGTGGCGTGGTACGGCAGCGGTGAAGGGCGGCAGCGGACGGTGGCGGTGAAGGGCGGCAGCGGACGGTGGCGGTGAAGGGCGGCAATGGACGGCGGCGGCGCGGGTTTTCCCGGCCGGCGGGCCCGGGCCCCGGGTGTCCGCCACCGCGGCCGGGTCTCAGATGAAGACCGGGATCGGGTTGAGGTCGGCCTCGGCGGTGGGCTCCGGCAGCCAGCCCAGCCGCACCGGCACGTCGTAGAGGCGGCCGGGGGCGAACCGGGCCCAGAAGTGGCGCATGCCCGGCACGACGACCTTGGCGACCGGCAGGCCCACATCGGGCCGGGTCTGGTCGAGCACCAGCATCTCCATGCCCCGCTCCGCCACCAGCCGCTCGGCCAGCGCCAGGTCGTCGGCCAGGTCGTCGCCGGCCGGCGCGGGCCAGCGGCCCGGGCCCGAGGCGGGGACGGTGCGGTCCGGCAGCAGGTAGGGCTGGTTCGCCGTGGTGGCCGTCGTCCACCACGCCTTCTGCTCGGGGTCGGCTCCCGCGTAGGTGACGGCGCCGTCGGGACCGTTTCCGGCGACGGGGGCCAGGAACTGGTTCATCTCGGTCAGCGCCCGGGTCAGGGCGATGTGCGGGTCGAGGTGCGCGCCGAAGGCGATCAGGATGTCCTCGGCGGGCTTGTCCACGCGCCGGGAGAAGGCCCCCACGACCGGGATGCCGAAGTCGGAGGTGAGATCCAGCGCCCAGATCTCGCGGCGCAGGCCGGCGTAGACCTCCCGCATGCGCGGGATGTACGGGTCGCCGAACGCGTCCAGGTCCACGGCCGGACGGTTGACGCGGTTGTACCACCACAGGGCGACGGCGTCGCGTTCCACCAGCTCCAGGAAGCCCTGGAGCGCGGCGTCCTCGAAGGAGGTGCCCGCCGCCGAGCCGTTGGAGTCGCCGAGCGCGAAGAACGGCGAACGGTGCCGGTAGCCGTAGTAGAGGTTCATCGTGGGCAGCCAACGGGTGCGCTGACCGGTGACGGACCACGCCGGGGACCACTCGATCGGCACGTCCTCGCGGAATCGCTCGGGCACGGTGTTGAACATCGACCGGCGGGCGTTCCAGCGGTCCCGCTCGGCGTACTGGCGCTCGCTGAACAACAGGCCGGCCGCCGGGTGCACGGCGGCGTCGCCCAGTTCCCGGTAGGTGGCGGTGCGCCGGGCCTCGTCGCCCTGGAAGACACCCGAGTAGCGCTCCATGGCCTCGCCCATGGCGCTGGCCCGGGCCTGGATGTCGGTACGGCCCTTGCCGCAGCTGACCGAGCGCAGTCCGGTGCGCAGCTGGCGCAGGTCGCCGACCTGGCGGGCGAGGTTCTGTCCCGCGATGTAGACCCGCAGCCCGTCCGGAGTGTGCTGGGCCGGGACCAGCGAGGTGACGACGCCGGTGATCGGGCTGAGCTGCGGTCGGTAGGTCTCCAGCATCTCCTCGGGCGAGGTGGAGCGGTGGCCGCCGTCGTCGGTGAAGACCTTCAGGCGGCTCTCGAAGCGGACCGGCCGGGACTGCCGTTCGGCCATCAGCGTGTCGTCGCCGCAGGCCGGGCACTGCGGACGGCGGACCAGCTGGTGCCGTTCGGCTTCCAGGGTCACCGTGTCGAGGGTGAAAACGGCGGCCGGGCCGGAGGGACGCGCGCCGGCCAGCCACTTGGCCGCC from Actinacidiphila sp. DG2A-62 includes:
- a CDS encoding LuxR C-terminal-related transcriptional regulator; translated protein: MTTNGLRGGDGESPAGETPPFGLDALSESVYRLLLLHPEDGPPQIAGRLARSETEILGSLERLADLALVRPPGATGRWRALSPEAGMAVLLARQEAEAARRQAELDHSRGAMASLIAEFSRTRQSSPPSGVEIISSLQDVRERLEQLASEAVAEVLSFAPGGPQPAAVMEASRALDRQSLERGVRMRTVFLDSVRNDQATVQYAQWLNELGGTVRTVPALPLRMIIADGTTAVVPLDPGDSDQGAVLLRSPGVIAALRALFEQVWEHAKPLGEEVQRDGYGLTGQERQLLRLLSEGLTDERAAQRLGVSLRTIRRMMAALMTRLDSRSRFQAGIKVAASGWLTDDPLARPADPPAAASTAVLTASEAVVEPGSGQSR
- a CDS encoding response regulator transcription factor, which gives rise to MISVLLADGHRLFRSALTALLDREADLSVVAEAAEGDDALTGALLLRPAVAVLDLDLPGRPALDVAAAVGAQVPETRVLLLTAFARPADVKRALADGVDGVLLKDLPPERLLGAVRTLAAGGQVYESSLLVDAVRARPGGPTPRELVVLRLVADGCSVAEVARSLSLTQGTVRNHVSSVIARTGARNRVDAIRIARESGWL
- a CDS encoding SagB family peptide dehydrogenase yields the protein MTVIYDRPAPAPTGSADPPRHLLRLRRDVLVGPDGDDVELTHPWGRQRVHSLGSATVARLARLAEEDTAAGTLAADPDGVRLLRLLERFPYLVTSILAAGDGAPLATAVPIARSATLPAGAPDGASAHRPVVLSRFAYLRRLPDPGADACVVESPLASYRVALRQPAVSAFVAALTSPRVPAEAAAVAGLSTPVGEALAGLLSATGFLEPAAGEDGAEPELWDFHDLLFHSRSRAGRHDYPSGGVFAHQDHPQLPAVPGAGPREEGPGIDLPVPDWSRVVAGEPGFTEVLEGRRSVRGYGDRPVTVAQLGELLYRAARVRQVIPGDPQSPTAYDIVDRPYPAGGSTGELELYLSVANCDGLEPGVYRYDAAAHRLKPRRWSGTADEAAFRELLTAAWRATNRTVEPQVLLTVTSRFGRLSWKYSQIAYALTLKHVGVLYQTLYLVATAMGLGPCGLGSGDTDAAARALGLDWTEETSVGEFLIGSLPEGPAPAAKSFRDVVARSRGSLD
- a CDS encoding TOMM precursor leader peptide-binding protein, whose amino-acid sequence is MADRPPGRFAGVDRAGLRPRPRRGGFRAGPAAATGCWACLAHRLSANRQSLSYLQHRLGQDAPLSTAIAGIAPTVAAGTQLAAVEAAKWLAGARPSGPAAVFTLDTVTLEAERHQLVRRPQCPACGDDTLMAERQSRPVRFESRLKVFTDDGGHRSTSPEEMLETYRPQLSPITGVVTSLVPAQHTPDGLRVYIAGQNLARQVGDLRQLRTGLRSVSCGKGRTDIQARASAMGEAMERYSGVFQGDEARRTATYRELGDAAVHPAAGLLFSERQYAERDRWNARRSMFNTVPERFREDVPIEWSPAWSVTGQRTRWLPTMNLYYGYRHRSPFFALGDSNGSAAGTSFEDAALQGFLELVERDAVALWWYNRVNRPAVDLDAFGDPYIPRMREVYAGLRREIWALDLTSDFGIPVVGAFSRRVDKPAEDILIAFGAHLDPHIALTRALTEMNQFLAPVAGNGPDGAVTYAGADPEQKAWWTTATTANQPYLLPDRTVPASGPGRWPAPAGDDLADDLALAERLVAERGMEMLVLDQTRPDVGLPVAKVVVPGMRHFWARFAPGRLYDVPVRLGWLPEPTAEADLNPIPVFI